The sequence AGATAGCCGCCGTCGGTCACGGCAGACGCCAGTCCACCGGCTGTCCGCCCTGCTGGACCAGCAGGTCGTTGGCCCGGCTGAAGGGACGCGAGCCGAAGAAGCCGCGGTCGGCCGACATCGGCGAGGGATGCGCGGACTCCACCGCCGGCAGACTGCCCAGCAGTGGACGCAGGTTCCTGGCGTCCCGGCCCCACAGCACGGACACCAGCGGCTTGCCGCGCGCCGCCAGCGCCCGTATCGCCTGCTCGGTGACCTCCTCCCAGCCCTTGCCGCGGTGGGCTCCGGGGCTGCGCGGGGCCGTGGTCAGCGCCCTGTTGAGCAGCAGGACGCCCTGCTGGGTCCAGGGGGTCAGGTCGCCGTTGGACGGCTGGGGCAGCCCCAGGTCGGTGTTCAGCTCGCGGAAGATGTTGATCAGGCTCGGCGGCAGCGGGCGTACCTCGGACGCGACCGAGAACGACAGGCCCACCGCGTGCCCGGGGGTCGGATAAGGGTCCTGACCGACGATCAGGACCCGTACGTCGTCGAAGGGTTGCTGGAAGGCCCGCAGGACGTTGGATCCCGCCGGGAGGTAGGTGCGTCCCGCGGTGATCTCCGCGCGCAGGAAGTCACCCATCGCGGAGATCCGTCCGGCGACGGGGTCGAGGGCCTTCGCCCAGCCCGGTTCGACGATTTCATGCAAGGGTCGTGGTGCCACGGGCGTCACCCTACTGCCGTGCACAGGCAGGTGATCAACCGATGGCCGGAGCACGACGCACAGGCTCCCGGCGCCCGGTCCGCGCGGTTCAGGCGATCACCGCCGCCCGCACGCACAGCACGTCCGGCAGGTGCGAGGCCAGCTGCTGCCAGCTGTCGCCGTCGTCGGCCGAGGCGTACACCTCGCCGTTGCGATTGCCGAAGTACACGCCGGCCGGGTCGGAGTCGTCCGTGCACAGGGCGTCCCGCAGGACCGTGCCGTAGTGGTCCTCCGTCGGCAGTCCCTTGGCCAGCGGCTCCCAGGTGCGGCCCGCGTCCGTGGTGCGGAAGACCCGGCAGCGGTGCTCGGCGGGCACCCGGTCCGCGTCGGCGTTGATCGGGAAGACGTAGGCCGTGTCGCCCCGGCGCGGGTGGGTGGCCACCGCGAAGCCGAACGTGGACGGCAGATCCGCCCCGATGTCGGTCCAGCGTCCGCCCGCGTCGTCGCTGCGGTACACCCCCCAGTGGTTCTGCAGGTACAGCCGGTCCGGGTCGGCCGCGTCCTTGGCGATCTTGTGGACGCACTGGCCGAACTCCGGGTTCGGATCCGGCAGGAACACCGCGGACACGCCGGAGTTGGACGGCTTCCAGCTCGCGCCGCCGTCGGTCGTACGGAACACCCCGGCCGTCGAGACGGCCACGGTCACCGTCTTCGGATCGCGGGCGTCGGTGACCACGGTGTGCAGGCCCTCACCGCCGCCGCCCGGCACCCACTGCGCGCGCGTCGGGTGCTCCCACAGCGGGCGGACCAGCTCGAAGCTCTCGCCGCGGTCCGCCGAGCGGTACAGCGCCGCCGGTTCCGTGCCCGCGTAGACCACGTCCGGCTCGGCGGCGGCCGGGTGCAGCTGCCAGACGCGCTCCAGTGAAGCGCCGGTGTCCTTCGGGAACTTGACGGCCGGCTGAGACGGCTCGGTCCAGCTGCGGCCGAGGTCGTCGGAGTGGAAGACCGACGGGCCCCAGTGGGCGCTGTCGCCGCCCGCCAGCAGCCGGGGCCGGCCCTCCCGGGTGTCGATGGCGACCGAGTAGACCGCCTGCGCGTTGAAATACGGGCTGTCGTCGAACTCCCAGGCCCCGCGGCCCTTTCGCCGCCCGATGAACAGGCCTTTGCGGGTGCCCACCGCCAGCAGAACCTCGGTCATGCCGATCACCTCCGGGACGCCTTTGTCCGGGTAGTCGTCAGATATCGGCCAGTGTGCACCCCACCACTGACACTCTCCCTCCCAGCTGGTGTTTGCACAGGTCACAGCGGTGCCGTCGGCCTTCGGCGAAGACCGTCGGGATGCGTTCCGGCATGCGCCTGCGCGAACGGGGTGCCGCGTGCGACCGTCGAGGAGACGGCTCGTCGTGAGCAATGGAGCGATCTCCCGCGTATGGGAGGGCGGTCCGGCCGGTCGGTGCGCTCGTGAGGAGGATGCCTTTGAAGGCGTTCCGTGGTCCGAAGGTGTGGCTGTGGCGCTGGCGGCGCAATCCGCTCAAACGCCGGGCCGACGTGGTGGAGGCCTGGGTGGTGCTCGGCGCGTGGCTGCTCACCGCCGTCGTCGGCGTGCTGAGCGGCCTCGCGGCGGCCCGGTCGGTGGAGGACGGACTCGCCCGGGAGCGCGCCGCCTGGCGTCCCGTCGTGGCCCGGGTCGTGGCACCGGCCCCTGGTGCGCCCTCCACGCATGGCCACATCCCCGCGGGTGAACGGGTGTGGGCCGAGGTGAGCTGGACGGCCGCCGACGGTTCCGCCCACACCGCTCAGGTCCGGGTGGAGCCCGGCAGCAAGGCCGGCACCCCGGTCACCGTATGGACCGATCCCCAGGGCCGTCTCGTCAGCCGGCCCACCTCCGCCACGGAGGGCGTCTTCCGGGGCACCCTCATCGGCGTGCTGGTGGGCCTGAGCGCCGCGGCCGTCCCCTTCGTCGGAGGCCTCGCCCTGCGCGGCCGGCTGGAACGCCGCCGGATGGACGCCTGGGACACGGAATGGTCGAGGCTCGGACCGCAATGGGGACGGATGGTCTGACCCCCGGCACCGTCCCCTGGCGGGCCACGCGCGCCGACGACGGCTGCCGGGCGAGGGCTCACCGCGCGGTGGCCTGGCCCGGCGGTTGGCCGGTGACGGTGTTACGCGATGGGGTTCATGTGGTGGGGCGGGCGGTTGGTGATGGTGTCGCGGTGGGGGTGCGTGCTCCGGTGGTGGCCGGGGCGGGATTCACTGTGGCGTGGCGTGGCGTGGTCCGGCTGCCGGCCGGTGACGGTGTCCGCCACGGTCCTGCCTTGGTTGGAGTGGTCGGCGACGGTGTACGGCGGGCCGCTTGGGCCGGCGGTCGGCCGGGTGATGGCCCACGGTACCGGGTGATGGCCCGCGGTGGGGTGGCGTGGTCCGGCGGTCAGCCGGCGTCGGCCTCGCCGCGCGGCCGTATGGTCCTGTGGCCGCCCCTACATCCCCGCCAGCACCTCCCGGCACGCGCTCAGCAGTGCCTCGTCCTGCGGTATGCCCTGGCCCCCGGAGCCGCCGGGGCCGCTCGGACGCGTCAGGTGGCGCAGATGGCGGCGCGGGGCGGCGAGTTCCGCCGTCACCAGGTCCCGTAGCGGAGAGGCGGCCGGGCCCATCGTCGTCAGGCACCGGGCGATCGGACCGCGGCTGCGCGGGTCCTCCGCCCAGGAGGACCGGAACACGGGCAGGACCGGCTCCGGATCCCCGTCGATGCGCCATAGCGCGCACGCGGCCGACGCCCGCTGCCGTATCCGCCCGGCCCCGGCGGTCCGGCGCAGTGCGGGCAGGGCGCGCCGCGCGGCCGGACCCAGTCCGCCCAGCCGCCGGGCGGCCAGACACCGGCGCGCCGGGTCGTCCTGTGCCAACTCCCGCAGCAGGACGGGGAGTACGGCCCCCGTGTCCCCGTCGGCCGACCAGAGCGCGCCGGCCGCGGCGGCCGCGTGCCGGGTGGGCAGGAGCGCCCGGAGGATCGGCACCGCATGCGCGGTGGCGCCAAGCGCCTCCAGTGTGCCGATGGCCTGTTCCACGATCGCGTCCCGCGCCCTCAGGCCGTCCGGGGCGTCCGAGAGGAGCCGCAGTACTTCCGGGACCGCGTCCGCGTCCCCGACGGCCCTGACCGCCGCCAGCAGCGGAGCGGCCAGCCGGGCGGCGGCGGGGGAGGACAGCGGGATCCGGCCGAGCCGGTGCCGTACCGCAGGGGCGAGCGGGGCCGCGGCTGCACCCAGGTGGGCCAGTTCGAACCCCAGCTCCTCGGGTGCGGCCGGGCCGGCCAGCAGCCGGGCCAGGGCCGGGACCGCCCGAGGATCACCGCTCCTGGCCAGCGCCTTGAGCGGGCCGCCGAGTGCGGGGGAGCCACGCTCCCAGCGGTGCGTCCACAGGTCGGGCCGGGCGCGCACCAGCGTGTACAGGTCGCCCCCGGCCGGCGCGGCCAGCGCGAACAGCTCCGTCAAGGCCGCGACCGCGGCGTCCCGCAACGGGTCCTGCTCGGCGGCCAGCTGGCCGCCGAGCAGTTCGACGGTCGCCGTGTGATCGCCGCGCCAGCCGCGCAGCAGGGAGGCCGCCATCCACACCGCGTTGCACCGGTCCACCGGGTCCGGACTGGTCAACTGCCCGGTCAGCAGGGCGATCCGGTCGCTCACCCGGTCACCGAGCGCGGTGTGCAGGGTGCGCAGCAGCTGGGCGCCTTCCTCGTCGGAGGGGCGCAGCCGCCGTATCCGGCCCACGAGGGTGTCGCCGCCGGAGGGCTCGGCGATCCGGGCGCGGTCCACGGACCGTTCCCGAAGCAGCTCGACCGCCGTCGGCACCAGGCCGGCCGGAAGCCGGGCGGGCGCGGCGAGCGCGAGCTGGCCGAGGGCGGCGAGCCGCAGACCGGCGTCGTACGGCGGCGCGCTCTGCTCGGCCAGGAGGGCCGCCGCGGCGTCGGCGTGCGCGGGGTGCCGGCGGACGAACAGGCCGAGCGCCTCGGTGAGGGCGAACAGGACGCGGCCGTCCCGCTCGGCCCGCAGCCGCTGCCGTAACAGCCCCAGGGCGCGCGCGGGCTCGGCCAGGAAGTGCACCAGGGCCCCGGCCGCCGCGCCGCGCACCGCCGGATCCGGGTCCCCGGCCAGCGGGACGAAGACCTCCGCTCCGGCGGACACCGCCTCACGCGCGCGTGTGTCCCCGTCCGTGCTCTCCGTGCCGATTCCGACCAGCAGTTCCACGATGCCGGCCCGGTCCGGCACTTCCGCGCGGGCCGCGAGCGAGAGCAGGAAGGGGACACAGGCCAGCGTCGAGTCGTACACCCGGCCCTCGTGGCGCAGCGCGCCGTACATCCCGTCGAGCGCGGTCGTCCGCTCGGCGGTGTCCGCGGACGCCAGTGCCCGCAGCCATCCGGGCACGTCCCGCGCGCTGCCGTGGGCGTGCCGCAGCGAGGCCCAGTCGACCTCGTCGATCCCCGTGAACACGTTGTCCTCCCCCAGGTGAGTGCCACCTGGTCGCGAGTGTGCACCATGGCACTGACAACGGTCCGGAATCACGCCCTGACTGTGTGCGATCCGTCGGCTGTCACCGGCCACACGCGCGCGTGGCGGCACCCGCCCGGTGAGAGGGGTCAGTTCAGGCCGGGCAGGGCCCGCTCGAGGATCGCGTCGACGCCGGTCCCGGAGGGCAGCGTGCCGAACGCGTGCCCCCAGTCGCCGCCCAGCCTGCTCGCGCAGAAGGCGTCCGCGACCGGCTGCGGGGCGTGCCGGACCAGCAGCGAGGCCTGGAGGGCGAGCGCCATCCGCTCGACCAGCCGACGGGCGCCCATCTGGTCGGTTTCGGCCAACTGGTCCTTGAGCGCGGCCACCGCCGTGTCCAGGCGGGCGTCCGCCCCGCGCGCGAGGGCGAGTTCCGCGAACAGGGCTTCGGCGGTGTCCTGTTCCCGGCCGAGGGCGCGCAGCACGTCGAGCGCGTTGACGTTGCCCGAGCCCTCCCAGATCGACAGCAACGGGGCCTCCCGGTAGTGCCGGGGCATGCCGGAATCCTCGACGTAGCCGTTGCCGCCCAGGCATTCCAGGGCCTCGGCGGTGAACGCCGGGCCGCGCTTGGTGACCCAGTACTTGCCCACCGCGGTGGCGATCCGCCTGAAGGCCCGCTCCCCGGCGTCCCCGCGCACCGCCCGGTCGGCCGCGCCGGCCAGCCGCAGCGTGAGCGTCGTCGCCGCCTCCGACTCCAGCGCGAGATCGGCCAGGACGTTACGCATCAGTGGCTGGTCGACGAGCCGGGCACCGAACGCGCTTCGGTACCGGGCGTGGTGCCCCGCCTCGGCCAGCGTCTTGCGCATCAGGGCCGCCGTGGACATCACACAGTCCAAGCGGGTGCAGTTGACCATCTCGATGATGGTCTTCACCCCGCGCCCCTCCGGCCCCACCAGCCAGGCCACCGTCCGGTCGAACTCCGGCTCGGAGGAGGCGTTGGAGCGGTTGCCCAGTTTGTCCTTCAGGCGCTGGATGCGGAAGGTGTTGCGGCTGCCGTCCGGCAGTACGCGCGGCACCAGGAAGCACGACAGCCCGCTCGGGGCCTGCGCCAGCACCAGGAAGACGTCGCACATCGGCGCCGAGGTGAACCACTTGTGCCCGCGCAGCGTGTACACCCCGGGCTCCCCGGTCGGCGTGGCCACAGTGGTGTTGGTGCGGACGTCCGAGCCGCCCTGCTTCTCGGTCATGCCCATGCCTGCGAGCAGCCCCGGCTTCTCGGTCGGCACACGCAGCTCCGGATCGTACTCCCGGCTCGTGAGCAGCGGTTCGTACACCTTGGCCAGGTCAGGCTGGGCGCGCAGCGCGGGGACGGCGGCGTACGTCATCGAGGTCGGGCAGCCGTGCCCGGCCTCGGTGTGCCCCCACACCAGTCCGCCCGCGGTCCGGGCCACGTGGGCGCCGGGCCGTCCGTCCGCCCACGGGGCGCCGGCCAGGCCCTCGGCGACCGCCGTGCGCATCAGGTGGTGCCAGCTGGGGTGGAAGTCGACCTCGTCGATCCGGTGGCCGTAGCGGTCGTGGGTGCGCAGCACCGGCTCGTGCCGATTGGCCAGTTCGCCCCACTCCTGCGCCTCGGCGCTGCCGGCGCGCGCCCCCAGCAGCCGGATGCCGTCCTCGGCCCACCCGGCGCCCTCCCGGCGCAGCCCCTCCAGCAGGGCCGGGTCGTCCGAGGCGTCGTAGGGAGCCAGGGGCGGGGCCTGGTTGGTGACGTCGTGCGTGGCGTACTGCGGCTGGGGCGGCGACTGCGCGGGAATCGAGACCATACCGCCATGTTGCACTCTTCCTACGGCTGCAGCAATAACGCAACAAGAGCGGTGCCCGTACAGTACGTGCCCATGCGCATGAACGTGTCGGCCGAGTCCCAGGGGGCGGACCTGCGGCCGCTGTCCGCCCGGTCGGTCGTGCTGAGCCTGCTCCTCGGCGCGCACCCGCCTCAGCTGCCGGTGAAGGACCTGGTCAGGCTCGTGGAACCCTTCGGCGTGGGCGGCTCCACGCTGCGGGCCGCGCTCAGCCGGATGGTGGCCGCCGGGGACCTGCGGCGCACGGACGCCGTCTACCGGCTCAGCGACCGACTGCTGGCCCGCCAGCGGCGCCAGGACGAGGCGTTGCGTCCCGGCACGCGCGCGTGGGACGGCGACTGGGAGATGGTGGTGATCACGGCGACGGGCCGCGGCCCCGCCGAACGCGCGGATCTGCGCGCCCGGTTGACGGCCCTGCGGCTGGCCGAACTCCGCGAGGGCGTGTGGCTGCGCCCGGCGAACCTCGACCGGCCGCTGCCGGCCGGTCTGCACCGCGTCGCCCTGACGTGCGCCGCCCGGCCCGAGGAGTCCGCGCACGACCTGGTCGCCCGGCTCTGGCCGCTGGACACCTGGGCGGCCACCGCGCGGACACTGCTCGCGCACACGGCGGCCGACCAGAGCCCGGCGAACCGTTTCACCGCGTATGCCGCGGCCGTACGGCACCTGCTCACCGATCCCGTCCTGCCGCCCGGGCTGGTGCCCGCCGACTGGCCGGGGGAGACCCTGCGCACGGACTACGCCGCCTATCAGCGGGAACTGACCGCGTCGGTGGGCCGACGGGAGCGCGCCGCGTGACGGCGACCGCCCTCGAGGCCTTCCTGCGGGCCCGGTTCGAGGAGGAGGAACGGGTGGCCCGGGACGCGATCACCGGCGCGCCCGGCGCCGTCTGGGGCGTCATGGCCGACGAGATCGAGCAGGTGCTCACCTCCCAGGACCGCGGAGTCACCCACACGCCCCTGGTGCAGTTCGGCGCCGACGACCCGGTACGCATGCTCAACCATGTGGCCCGCCACGATCCGGCCCGGGTGCTGCGCGAACTCGAGGCGAAACGGGCGCTGTTGGGGGAACACCGGACGTGGGACGACGGCAGGTGCCGCACCTGCCGCGAGGGTTCCCGTTCGCCCTGCACCACACTGCGCCTGCTCGCGGTCCCGTTCGCCGGCCACCCCGGGTACGAGGACCTCTGGCGCCCCTAGGTCCGGCCGGTCTCGGCGAGGGCGGCCGCACGTACTCGGCGGAGCGCGGCTCGAGGCCCACCCAGGCCGTGAGGACGGGGCTCACCTGTAGGTGATGTCGGAGCTGGACTACTCGCAGTACGTCCCGTCCGGGCCCGAGCCGTTGGTGGTCGGTTCCTTGCCCGTGTTGTTGCCGATGTACTTCTGGCACGGGACGATCTTCTTGCCCGAGTCCCCGACGACGCCGACGTCCTCCCATCAGACGTTCTGCAGGGTGCAGCTGCCCTCGCAGTGGATGCCGTCCGCGGCGGGAGCGCCGATGATGACGTTCTTCAGGGCTGTGCCGGGGGCCAGGTCCAGGATCGGGAGCTGGTGCTCGCTCTGTCCGCCGGTGCCCAGGTCCCCGCTGCCGTACAGGCGTTTCATCCCATAGTCCCTGGTGCCGGAGAGCGAGATGGTCTTGGTGACCGCCTGACTTCCGTTGGCGGTGGGCCAGGTGGCGGCGTGGGCGGGACCGCCGCTAGCCGTGATCATGCCTAACGTCAGGCCGAGGGAGGCGAGTCCGCCCGTCAGGGCGCGACCGGAGCGCGCGTGTGCTCGAGAAGTCATGTCCCGAACGCCTTCTTCCGAGTGGGGGTTATGTACATGACCAACGTGCGCTGTACCGAACTGAGTTGTGGAGGCGCGGGCACCGATCCGGACGCGCATGTCCCCTGTGCGGCACATCTGGTCACATCGATGAACGGACCGTAGGGTGTAAGCGCTTTCTGGTCAATGGATCGGGCAGAGGTGTCCCCAGTCGGCGGGAAGTATGGTGGGAGCGCTTCCATGGCGGATGTGTTCATGCCACGATGCCGCCGTGAAGCAGCCCGCCAGAGCGCCGTTCGCCACCGCGCTGAGTGTCTGTGTCCTCGTGCTGACCCTGGTCGTGACGGGTACGGCGGTCAGGTCCCTGCTCGGCAGACCCGGGCCGGCCACGGCCGGCGGGAGTCCGGGCGCCGGCAGGCACTGGGTGAACACGTGGACCGGCATGCCCCAGCTGACCGAGCCCGCCAACCTCCCGCCCGCGCCGTACACCGGTGACAAGTCGGTGCTCGTGGACACCACCCTGCGGCAGACCGTCCGGGTCACTGCCGGAGGCCATCGCATCCGGCTGCGTTTCTCCAACGCCTACGGCGACACCCCGCTGCCGCTCACCGCCGTGACCGTCGCCCTGCCCCAGGGCGGGAAGGCCGGCGTCAGCGGGGTCGAACCGGGGAGCCTGCGCCGGGTCACCTTCGCCGGCCGGGACTCCGCCACCGTGCCGGTCGGTGCCCAAGTGGTCTCCGACGACCTCGACTTCGACCTGCGCGCCGGGACCGAGCTGACGGTGACGGCGTACACCGCGCGCGGCCAGGCCTCGCTCGCGCTCACCTCGCACCCCGGCTCGCGCACCACCTCCTACCTCGTGCACGGCGACCACACGCGCGACCTGGACCTGTCGGGCGCGGCCGCCGTCGACCACTGGTACCTGCTCAGCGACGTCGAGGTGCTGGCCCCCGGCGGTACCCGCGCGGTGGCCGTCGTCGGCGACTCGCTCACCGACGGGCGCGGCTCCACGACCAACGGCAACGACCGCTGGCCGGACCAGTTCTTCGACCGCCTCCACAGCCGGCCGGACACCTCCGGCGTCGCCGTGCTCAACCAGGCGGCCGGCGGCAACCGTGTCCTCAACGACGGTCTCGGCCCCAACGTCCTCGCCCGCCTCGACCGTGACGTCCTCTCCCGCAGCGGGGTCGCCTGGCTGATCCTCTTCGAGGGCGTCAACGACATCGGCACCGCCGACGCCA comes from Streptomyces sp. FXJ1.172 and encodes:
- a CDS encoding DUF6221 family protein, producing MTATALEAFLRARFEEEERVARDAITGAPGAVWGVMADEIEQVLTSQDRGVTHTPLVQFGADDPVRMLNHVARHDPARVLRELEAKRALLGEHRTWDDGRCRTCREGSRSPCTTLRLLAVPFAGHPGYEDLWRP
- a CDS encoding DNA alkylation response protein; the protein is MVSIPAQSPPQPQYATHDVTNQAPPLAPYDASDDPALLEGLRREGAGWAEDGIRLLGARAGSAEAQEWGELANRHEPVLRTHDRYGHRIDEVDFHPSWHHLMRTAVAEGLAGAPWADGRPGAHVARTAGGLVWGHTEAGHGCPTSMTYAAVPALRAQPDLAKVYEPLLTSREYDPELRVPTEKPGLLAGMGMTEKQGGSDVRTNTTVATPTGEPGVYTLRGHKWFTSAPMCDVFLVLAQAPSGLSCFLVPRVLPDGSRNTFRIQRLKDKLGNRSNASSEPEFDRTVAWLVGPEGRGVKTIIEMVNCTRLDCVMSTAALMRKTLAEAGHHARYRSAFGARLVDQPLMRNVLADLALESEAATTLTLRLAGAADRAVRGDAGERAFRRIATAVGKYWVTKRGPAFTAEALECLGGNGYVEDSGMPRHYREAPLLSIWEGSGNVNALDVLRALGREQDTAEALFAELALARGADARLDTAVAALKDQLAETDQMGARRLVERMALALQASLLVRHAPQPVADAFCASRLGGDWGHAFGTLPSGTGVDAILERALPGLN
- a CDS encoding uracil-DNA glycosylase; this translates as MAPRPLHEIVEPGWAKALDPVAGRISAMGDFLRAEITAGRTYLPAGSNVLRAFQQPFDDVRVLIVGQDPYPTPGHAVGLSFSVASEVRPLPPSLINIFRELNTDLGLPQPSNGDLTPWTQQGVLLLNRALTTAPRSPGAHRGKGWEEVTEQAIRALAARGKPLVSVLWGRDARNLRPLLGSLPAVESAHPSPMSADRGFFGSRPFSRANDLLVQQGGQPVDWRLP
- a CDS encoding SGNH/GDSL hydrolase family protein; translated protein: MKQPARAPFATALSVCVLVLTLVVTGTAVRSLLGRPGPATAGGSPGAGRHWVNTWTGMPQLTEPANLPPAPYTGDKSVLVDTTLRQTVRVTAGGHRIRLRFSNAYGDTPLPLTAVTVALPQGGKAGVSGVEPGSLRRVTFAGRDSATVPVGAQVVSDDLDFDLRAGTELTVTAYTARGQASLALTSHPGSRTTSYLVHGDHTRDLDLSGAAAVDHWYLLSDVEVLAPGGTRAVAVVGDSLTDGRGSTTNGNDRWPDQFFDRLHSRPDTSGVAVLNQAAGGNRVLNDGLGPNVLARLDRDVLSRSGVAWLILFEGVNDIGTADATVEAQRAVTDDLIAGYQQIVVRAHALGIRVYGATLTPFGGNAAYDDAAGRREASRQRVNAWIRTPGHFDAVIDFDRAVRDPSAPDRLRPGLQVGDWLHLDPQGYGVLASAVPEGLFRAKG
- a CDS encoding HEAT repeat domain-containing protein, which encodes MFTGIDEVDWASLRHAHGSARDVPGWLRALASADTAERTTALDGMYGALRHEGRVYDSTLACVPFLLSLAARAEVPDRAGIVELLVGIGTESTDGDTRAREAVSAGAEVFVPLAGDPDPAVRGAAAGALVHFLAEPARALGLLRQRLRAERDGRVLFALTEALGLFVRRHPAHADAAAALLAEQSAPPYDAGLRLAALGQLALAAPARLPAGLVPTAVELLRERSVDRARIAEPSGGDTLVGRIRRLRPSDEEGAQLLRTLHTALGDRVSDRIALLTGQLTSPDPVDRCNAVWMAASLLRGWRGDHTATVELLGGQLAAEQDPLRDAAVAALTELFALAAPAGGDLYTLVRARPDLWTHRWERGSPALGGPLKALARSGDPRAVPALARLLAGPAAPEELGFELAHLGAAAAPLAPAVRHRLGRIPLSSPAAARLAAPLLAAVRAVGDADAVPEVLRLLSDAPDGLRARDAIVEQAIGTLEALGATAHAVPILRALLPTRHAAAAAGALWSADGDTGAVLPVLLRELAQDDPARRCLAARRLGGLGPAARRALPALRRTAGAGRIRQRASAACALWRIDGDPEPVLPVFRSSWAEDPRSRGPIARCLTTMGPAASPLRDLVTAELAAPRRHLRHLTRPSGPGGSGGQGIPQDEALLSACREVLAGM
- a CDS encoding PaaX family transcriptional regulator C-terminal domain-containing protein codes for the protein MRMNVSAESQGADLRPLSARSVVLSLLLGAHPPQLPVKDLVRLVEPFGVGGSTLRAALSRMVAAGDLRRTDAVYRLSDRLLARQRRQDEALRPGTRAWDGDWEMVVITATGRGPAERADLRARLTALRLAELREGVWLRPANLDRPLPAGLHRVALTCAARPEESAHDLVARLWPLDTWAATARTLLAHTAADQSPANRFTAYAAAVRHLLTDPVLPPGLVPADWPGETLRTDYAAYQRELTASVGRRERAA
- a CDS encoding WD40/YVTN/BNR-like repeat-containing protein, with protein sequence MTEVLLAVGTRKGLFIGRRKGRGAWEFDDSPYFNAQAVYSVAIDTREGRPRLLAGGDSAHWGPSVFHSDDLGRSWTEPSQPAVKFPKDTGASLERVWQLHPAAAEPDVVYAGTEPAALYRSADRGESFELVRPLWEHPTRAQWVPGGGGEGLHTVVTDARDPKTVTVAVSTAGVFRTTDGGASWKPSNSGVSAVFLPDPNPEFGQCVHKIAKDAADPDRLYLQNHWGVYRSDDAGGRWTDIGADLPSTFGFAVATHPRRGDTAYVFPINADADRVPAEHRCRVFRTTDAGRTWEPLAKGLPTEDHYGTVLRDALCTDDSDPAGVYFGNRNGEVYASADDGDSWQQLASHLPDVLCVRAAVIA
- a CDS encoding Rv1733c family protein, whose translation is MPLKAFRGPKVWLWRWRRNPLKRRADVVEAWVVLGAWLLTAVVGVLSGLAAARSVEDGLARERAAWRPVVARVVAPAPGAPSTHGHIPAGERVWAEVSWTAADGSAHTAQVRVEPGSKAGTPVTVWTDPQGRLVSRPTSATEGVFRGTLIGVLVGLSAAAVPFVGGLALRGRLERRRMDAWDTEWSRLGPQWGRMV